CGTGGCCATCATCAGGACTATCTTCGTCGTCATCTTCATCGCGACGATCGTCGCACTCTCGTTCATCAGAACTGCAGCCTTGGTCGCCGCGGTCGTCGTGGTGTGGGTCGGTTTCTCCGCGATGACGAACGAATGCTCCCCCCGCGGCTGGATCACCTCGCTTAgggccttcgtctctctcgtcatCTTCGTGGCCAGGCTCGTGGTGATCTGCTTGATCCTTATCTCCGCTTTCCTGTGGCACGTCCTCTTCGCGTTCGTCTCCCATGCGCCCATCTCCCCGGCTTAGCTCTTCAGGCTCCTTCTTGTCTTCAGACACTCCCTCCATGCTCTCCGcgttcctctcgctgccCTCAGTCTCTGACTTTctcgtctcttctgccttctcATCTTCCGCCTGGCTCTTCGGCCTTCCGGCGGTTTCCTTcatcggcgccgccgccgcctgcgccgtgTCCTCGCTCTTCGGCATCGTCACAGCCTTCTGGCTTTTCTCCCCCCCGCTTGTGTGACCTCTTCCACCACGatctgctgcttctcgtcCGTTTTCGAATCAACCGAACCCGCACCTGCTGGGGtctcgctggcggctccaCTGGCCTCCGGTGCTGGGGCCCTCGGCTCTTCGCTCGCGGACTGCTTCTGcctttctccctcgtcttctgcgggaCGCTCCTGTCCCAGCGCTTCCCCCCTTTCTCCAGTCTGCAATGGGCTCTCTAGTTTCGGCGTTCCTGAGTCGTTTATGCTTcgtttctgcctcgccgcgtctgcgtgggGCCCGCTCTGCTGTCCAGTGATattttctctttctgcgcaTTTTTCCTCCTCAGCCATGGGCTTATCTTCCCGCAGGCTTTTCTCTGATGCTTCTTGGCTTCCCTCTCGAGGTTTTCCTGAGTTCGCTGGGCTTGCCTCAGAGACATCTTTTGTTCGGGTGACGTGTTTTTCCCTTACCGCGctgggctccgccgcgcccagctCGGGCGGGGTAACGGAGGGCTCGATTTTCTGTGAGTCGCTTTCATCGGCGGACTCGCGTTTGACGCTCCCGTCGCCGCTACCAGGAGAAGCTGCCTCTGGtagcgacgaaggcgccacctcatcgcgcggcgcttcgacCGTCGCTTCGGCAGCTGCGTCAGCGAGGACCGACTTGGACAGATTCACAGACAGAGACAAAGCTACCGCCGAAATGAAGATTACAGAAATGAAACCATGTCTCTGTAACCGTGAACCCCCACACGCAGGGTGGAAGGGCCGCAGCCCCAGGTTGCGCGTTACCTTCATTTATCCTGCTAGAGAGGATGCAAACGAGGGTACGCGAGTTGAGTTGACGCCTCCCTGCAGGATACACGAGGGTGTAGGGAGGAGTGATTCGCTGTATCAACA
The Besnoitia besnoiti strain Bb-Ger1 chromosome VIII, whole genome shotgun sequence genome window above contains:
- a CDS encoding hypothetical protein (encoded by transcript BESB_082210), producing MKVTRNLGLRPFHPACGGSRLQRHGFISVIFISAVALSLSVNLSKSVLADAAAEATVEAPRDEVAPSSLPEAASPGSGDGSVKRESADESDSQKIEPSVTPPELGAAEPSAVREKHVTRTKDVSEASPANSGKPREGSQEASEKSLREDKPMAEEEKCAERENITGQQSGPHADAARQKRSINDSGTPKLESPLQTGERGEALGQERPAEDEGERQKQSASEEPRAPAPEASGAASETPAGAGSVDSKTDEKQQIVVEEVTQAGGRKARRL